The Nicotiana tabacum cultivar K326 chromosome 14, ASM71507v2, whole genome shotgun sequence genome contains a region encoding:
- the LOC142169045 gene encoding uncharacterized protein LOC142169045 codes for MTPYEVVYGQKPPPLLPYQPFDSHIDVIDRSLQEREAILRSLKAHLEKAQHIMKVQADKSRIDRSYQVSDWVFIKLQPYRKLSLKNHSYHKLSAKFFGPFKIIAKVGHVAYTLALPPHSKIHPTFHVSLLKKILGAHTASVTLAVIHSDSWHVLLEPEEILDRRLAKKNGKSIAQILVKWMNIAPEGRTWEDLQYFKLKFRFFNP; via the coding sequence ATGACTCcatatgaggttgtttatggtcAGAAACCACCTCCTCTACTTCCTTACCAACCTTTTGATTCCCATATAGATGTGATAGACAGGAGCTTGCAGGAAAGAGAAGCCATATTAAGATCTTTAAAGGCTCATCTGGAGAAAGCTCAACACATAATGAAAGTGCAAGCAGACAAGAGCAGAATTGATAGAAGCTATCAAGTTAGTGACTGGGTCTTTATCAAGTTACAACCTTACAGAAAACTCTCCTTAAAGAACCATTCATATCATAAATTATCTGCTAAGTTCTTTGGGCCCTTCAAGATCATTGCCAAAGTGGGACATGTGGCCTACACTCTAGCTCTACCTCCACATTCTAAGATCCATCCAACCTTCCATGTTTCACTGCTCAAGAAAATACTGGGGGCTCACACTGCTTCTGTGACATTGGCTGTGATCCATTCAGACTCATGGCATGTCCTATTAGAGCCTGAGGAAATATTAGATAGAAGGCTGGCCAAGAAGAACGGCAAGTCAATAGCACAAATCCTTGTCAAATGGATGAATATTGCACCAGAGGGCCGCACTTGGGAGGACCTACAATATTTCAAGCTCAAGTTTCGATTTTTTAATCCTTGA